One part of the Glycine max cultivar Williams 82 chromosome 14, Glycine_max_v4.0, whole genome shotgun sequence genome encodes these proteins:
- the LOC102667335 gene encoding F-box/kelch-repeat protein At3g23880-like — translation MPGYHLVSSCNGLNCGVSKIPEGYRVCFWNKATRVIYRESPMLSFSQGIGRRTMFGFGYDPSSDKYKVVAIALTMLSLEVSEKTEMKVYGAGDSSWRNLGGFPVLWTLPKVGGVYLSGTLNWVVIMGKETIHSEIVIISVDLEKETCRSLFLPDDFCFFDTSIGVVRDLLCVWQDSNTHLGVWQMRKFGDDKSWIQLINFSYLHLNIRPYEEKSMILPLCMSNNGDFFMLKFTRNADDEYQTILYNQMDGFREICRDYHGSFLVGFYGHVGGQEILYAEI, via the exons ATGCCAGGTTACCATCTGGTCAGTTCATGTAATGGGTTAAACTGTGGGGTTAGCAAAATACCAGAAGGATACCGTGTTTGTTTCTGGAACAAGGCGACAAGGGTGATATATAGAGAATCGCCAATGCTGTCTTTTTCCCAGGGCATCGGTCGTAGAACAATGTTTGGGTTTGGCTATGATCCGTCAAGTGACAAATACAAGGTTGTAGCAATTGCGTTGACTATGCTCTCACTTGAAGTATCTGAAAAGACTGAGATGAAAGTTTATGGCGCGGGTGACAGTAGTTGGAGAAACCTTGGAGGTTTTCCTGTTCTTTGGACATTACCTAAAGTTGGTGGAGTGTATCTGAGTGGAACCCTTAATTGGGTTGTTATTATGGGAAAAGAAACCATTCATTCTGAAATCGTAATTATTTCTGTTGACCTGGAGAAGGAGACTTGCAGATCACTGTTTCTTCCCGATGATTTTTGCTTTTTTGATACAAGTATTGGAGTTGTTAGAGACTTGCTGTGCGTTTGGCAAGATAGCAACACCCATCTTGGCGTGTGGCAGATGAGGAAGTTTGGAGATGACAAGTCTTGGATTCAAttgataaattttagttatttacatcTTAATATTCGTCCTTATGAAGAAAAATCAATGATTTTACCATTGTGCATGTCTAACAATGGAGACTTCTTCATGCTGAAATTCACTAGAAATGCTGATGATGAATACCAAACAATTTTGTATAACCAGATGGATG GGTTTAGAGAAATTTGTAGGGATTACCATGGAAGCTTTCTTGTGGGGTTTTATGGTCATGTTGGAGGGCAAGAGATCTTATATGCTGAGATTTAA